The following proteins are encoded in a genomic region of Sesamum indicum cultivar Zhongzhi No. 13 linkage group LG8, S_indicum_v1.0, whole genome shotgun sequence:
- the LOC105167901 gene encoding serine/threonine-protein kinase HT1 — MEEETTSWIRRTNFSHTVCHRFDSSRLASVPFTVVPNRFSGNLSRPEATRAKQRTGPNVVHIQNNPSTNKPRAVSPQPEIKIPDTFKEARSHQKRFSTPVPRRKELEKRGSGKLFYRESQGTKSPISKSPGSKSPRTTSPLRHFTSMKFYSSKSKNKDSAWTKYFDHGGGRVTSVETADEHMVDLSKLFLGLRFAHGAHSQLYHGIYMDKPVAVKIIRVPDDDENGALGARLEKQFTREVTLLSRLHHPNVIKFVAACRKPPVFCIITEYLQEGSLRAYLHKLGRKSLPLDKLLSMALDIARAMEYIHSQGVIHRDLKPENVLITEDFHLKVADFGIACEEAYCDLLADDPGTYRWMAPEMIKRKHYGRKVDVYGFGLILWEFVAGTIPYEDMTPIQAAFAVVNKNLRPAMPVDCPPAMKALIEQCWSLQPDKRPEFWQIVKILEEFESSFARDGTLSLVQNLTCKDQKKGLLHLMQKLAPSHQTAPSTPKPKLT, encoded by the exons ATGGAGGAAGAGACTACTTCTTGGATAAGGAGAACGAACTTCTCTCATACTGTTTGTCATCGATTTGATTCTTCCAGATTGGCCTCTGTACCTTTCACTGTTGTACCAAATAGATTTTCAGGCAACTTATCTAGACCAGAAGCAACTCGTGCGAAGCAGAGAACTGGACCAAATGTTGTCCACATTCAGAATAACCCTTCTACCAACAAGCCGAGGGCTGTATCCCCTCAACCAGAGATTAAAATTCCTGATACCTTTAAGGAAGCACGGTCGCATCAGAAGAGGTTCTCAACTCCAGTTCCGCGAAGGAAAGAGCTGGAAAAGAGAGGTTCTGGAAAGTTGTTTTATAGGGAGTCCCAGGGAACCAAGTCTCCAATTTCGAAGTCGCCTGGATCAAAGTCTCCAAGAACTACAAGTCCCCTTAGGCACTTCAcatcaatgaaattttatagcAGCAAGTCCAAGAATAAGGATTCGGCGTGGACCAAGTATTTTGATCATGGTGGGGGGAGGGTCACCTCTGTGGAGACTGCAGATGAGCATATGGTTGATCTTTCAAAGTTGTTTTTGGGGCTAAGATTTGCTCATGGCGCACACAGTCAGCTCTACCATGGGATTTATATGGACAAACCGGTTGCAGTGAAGATAATCAGAGTTCCAGATGATGACGAAAATGGGGCCTTGGGTGCTCGGTTGGAGAAGCAGTTTACTAGAGAGGTCACTCTCTTGTCTCGTCTCCATCATCCAAATGTTATAAAG TTTGTAGCGGCATGTCGAAAACCACCAGTATTTTGCATCATAACAGAATATTTACAAGAGGGATCTTTGAGAGCGTACTTGCACAAGCTTGGGCGTAAATCTCTTCCTCTAGACAAGTTGCTCTCAATGGCTTTGGACATTGCTAGAGCAATGGAATACATCCACTCACAGGGGGTCATTCATAGAGATCTCAAACCTGAAAATGTTCTCATCACCGAAGATTTCCACCTCAAAGTGGCTGATTTTGGCATAGCTTGCGAGGAGGCATACTGTGATCTTCTGGCAGATGATCCAGGTACTTACCGTTGGATGGCACCTGAGATGATTAAAAGGAAGCACTACGGGCGGAAGGTCGATGTATATGGATTTGGACTCATTTTATGGGAATTTGTAGCAGGAACCATCCCTTATGAAGATATGACACCTATACAAGCTGCTTTTGCTGTGGTGAACAAG AACTTGAGGCCCGCCATGCCTGTGGACTGCCCGCCTGCCATGAAAGCTTTAATCGAACAATGCTGGTCATTGCAACCAGACAAGAGGCCCGAGTTTTGGCAGATTGTGAAGATACTAGAAGAGTTTGAGTCTTCATTTGCTCGTGATGGAACCCTCAGTCTGGTGCAGAACCTAACATGCAAAGACCAAAAAAAGGGCCTGCTTCATCTGATGCAAA
- the LOC105167903 gene encoding L-type lectin-domain containing receptor kinase VII.1-like (The sequence of the model RefSeq protein was modified relative to this genomic sequence to represent the inferred CDS: added 30 bases not found in genome assembly), producing the protein MKRHRNQLLLCILSAFFTINFTSAVDFLFNGFNLSDVSLYGNATIESRILTLTKDSGFAIGRALYPSRIPMKQPNSSLLLPFSTSFIFAMAPYEGRLPGHGLVFLFAPREGIQGTNSAQHLGLLNFTNNGNSSNHVFGVEFDCFRNQEFIDINDNHVGIDVNSLNSVSAYEAGYWPDDHRKKDDGSPDESSFKSLLLNNGRTYQAWIDYADSVVNVTMAPVGMKRPNQPLLSVSLNLSQVLEDEMYVGFTASTGDMIQSHKILAWSFSNTNFSQSEGLITGGLPSFELPNTPIRRTKGFVAGVTGGILFSAVIFSVVAFLFVRRRRRIRKEREEMEDWELEYWPHRITYQEIELATKSFANENVIGIGGNGKVYKGVLPGGSEVAVKRISHENSEGTREFLAEISSLGRVKHRNLVGLRGWCKKEKGSLVLVYDYMENGSLDKRVFKCDESKLLRYEDRIRILKQVASGVLYLHNGWEAKVLHRDIKASNVLLDKEMNARLGDFGLARIHDHDNVAGTTRVVGTVGYLAPEIVRNGRSSTQTDVFGYGVLVLEVMCGRRPIEEGQPPLVDWARQHLRRGELLSVIDARLRARGEIDEEEVERVLQLGLLCVHPDPNARPTMRQVVELFEGKNEAEGEEMDTYLLEKMRNKELMSMHYQNLGIGSGSHPEFSEIRQGLSSSMSLSSSSTIVEGR; encoded by the exons ATGAAGAGACACCGCAACCAACTTCTGCTATGCATCCTATCCGCATTTTTCACCATCAACTTCACTTCCGCCGTTGATTTCCTCTTCAATGGCTTCAACTTGTCTGATGTATCGCTCTACGGCAACGCCACCATCGAATCCCGCATTCTTACACTTACCAAAGACTCCGGTTTCGCCATTGGCCGTGCTCTTTACCCCTCAAGAATCCCCATGAAGCAGCCAAATTCATCCCTCCTACTTCCCTTTTCAACTTCTTTCATTTTCGCTATGGCGCCTTACGAGGGCAGGCTCCCTGGGCACGGCTTAGTTTTCTTGTTTGCGCCGCGCGAGGGAATCCAAGGTACCAACTCAGCGCAACATTTAGGGCTGTTGAACTTCACCAACAATGGGAATTCCAGTAATCATGTATTCGGGGTTGAGTTTGATTGTTTCAGGAACCAAGAGTTTATCGATATCAATGATAATCATGTTGGGATTGATGTCAACTCACTGAATTCCGTAAGCGCTTATGAAGCGGGTTATTGGCCTGATGATCACAGGAAAAAAGATGATGGAAGTCCCGATGAGAGTTCATTCAAGAGTTTGTTGCTCAATAATGGAAGAACCTACCAAGCTTGGATTGATTATGCTGACAGCGTGGTTAACGTTACCATGGCGCCTGTGGGGATGAAGAGGCCTAACCAGCCGCTGCTGAGTGTTTCTCTTAATCTTTCCCAAGTTCTTGAGGATGAAATGTATGTGGGATTCACTGCATCTACCGGGGATATGATTCAAAGTCACAAGATTTTAGCTTGGAGTTTCAGCAACACGAATTTTTCGCAAAGTGAGGGGTTGATCACAGGGGGTTTGCCGTCGTTCGAGCTTCCTAACACTCCAATCCGCAGGACCAAAGGTTTTGTTGCAGGTGTGACTGGGGGGATTTTGTTTTCCGCCGTCATATTTTCTGTTGTAGCTTTCTTGTTTGTTAGAAGGCGTAGGAGAATAAGAAAGGAGAGGGAGGAGATGGAAGACTGGGAATTGGAGTATTGGCCGCATAGAATTACTTATCAAGAAATTGAATTGGCAACCAAGAGCTTTGCTAACGAAAATGTAATTGGGATTGGTGGAAATGGCAAAGTGTACAAAGGGGTGTTGCCTGGAGGATCAGAGGTTGCCGTGAAGCGCATTTCTCATGAAAACAGTGAAGGGACAAGAGAATTCTTGGCTGAAATATCGAGCCTTGGAAGAGTAAAGCATAGAAATTTGGTGGGATTGAGAGGATGGTGCAAGAAAGAGAAGGGCAGCCTAGTTTTGGTGTATGATTACATGGAAAATGGAAGTCTTGACAAGAGGGTGTTTAAGTGTGATGAAAGTAAGTTGTTGAGATATGAAGATAGGATAAGAATTCTAAAGCAAGTGGCTTCAGGGGTTCTGTATTTGCACAACGGATGGGAGGCCAAGGTATTGCACCGTGACATTAAGGCCAGTAACGTGTTACTTGACAAAGAAATGAATGCACGTTTAGGTGATTTTGGGTTAGCCAGGATCCATGACCACGATAACGTTGCTGGCACCACACGTGTGGTGGGAACGGTCGGGTACTTGGCACCAGAGATTGTGAGGAACGGCCGGTCATCAACACAAACCGATGTGTTTGGTTATGGAGTCTTAGTCTTGGAGGTCATGTGTGGTAGAAGACCAATTGAAGAAGGCCAGCCACCATTAGTAGATTGGGCACGGCAACATTTGAGACGAGGAGAATTGCTTAGTGTGATCGATGCACGGTTAAGGGCAAGAGGAGAGATTGATGAAGAGGAA TGCGTGCATCCAGACCCCAATGCCAGGCCAACAATGAGACAAGTAGTGGAATTGTTTGAAGGCAAGAACGAAGCTGAAGGAGAGGAGATGGACACGTACTTACTAGAAAAGATGAGAAATAAAGAACTTATGTCTATGCATTATCAAAATCTTGGAATTGGTTCTGGTTCACACCCGGAATTTTCTGAGATCAGACAGGGACTTTCTTCTTCCATGTCACTCTCTTCGAGTAGTACTATTGTAGAGGGGAGATGA